The Callithrix jacchus isolate 240 chromosome 20, calJac240_pri, whole genome shotgun sequence genome has a window encoding:
- the MMP15 gene encoding matrix metalloproteinase-15 — protein sequence MGSDRSAPGRPGWTGSLLGDREAAARPRLLPLLLVLLGCLGLGVAAEDAEVLAENWLRLYGYLPQPSRHMSTMRSTQILASALAEMQRFYGIPVTGVLDEETKKWMKRPRCGVPDQFGVRVKANLRRRRKRYALTGKKWNNHHLTFSIQNYTQKLGWYHSMEAVRRAFRVWEQATPLVFQEVPYEDIRLRRQKEADIMVLFASGFHGDSSPFDGSGGFLAHAYFPGPGLGGDTHFDADEPWTFSNTDLNGNNLFLVAVHELGHALGLEHSNNPSAIMAPYYQWKDVDNFQLPEDDLQGIQHLYGTPDGRPRPTQPLPTVMPRRPGRPDHRPPQPQPPGGKPERPPRPGPPAPPRATERPDQYGPNICDGDFDTVAMLRGEMFVFKGRWFWRVRHNRVLDNYPMPIGHFWRGLPGDISAAYERQDGRFVFFKGDRYWLFREANLEPGYPQPLTNYGWGIPYDRIDTAIWWEPTGHTFFFQEDRYWRFNEETQRGDPGYPKPISVWQGIPASPKGAFLSNDGAYTYFYKGTKYWKFHNDRLRMEPGYPKSILRDFMGCQDHVEPGPRWPDVARPPFNPHGGAEPGVDSTEGDMGDGEGDFGTGADKDGGSRVVVQMEEVARTLNVVMVLVPLLLLLCVLGLTYALVQMQRKGAPRVLLYCKRSLQEWV from the exons ATGGGCAGCGACCGGAGCGCGCCCGGACGGCCCGGCTGGACGGGCAGCCTCCTCGGCGACCGGGAGGCGGCAGCGCGGCCGCGACTGCTGCCGCTGCTCCTGGTGCTTCTGGGCTGCCTGGGCCTTGGCGTAGCGGCAGAAGACGCTGAGGTCCTTGCCGAG AACTGGCTGCGGCTCTATGGCTACCTGCCCCAGCCCAGCCGCCACATGTCCACCATGCGCTCCACCCAGATCTTGGCCTCAGCCCTCGCAGAGATGCAGCGCTTCTACGGGATCCCAGTCACAGGTGTGCTCGACGAAGAGACCAAGAA GTGGATGAAGCGGCCCCGCTGTGGGGTGCCAGATCAGTTTGGGGTACGAGTGAAAGCCAATCTGCGGCGGCGGCGGAAGCGCTATGCCCTCACCGGGAAGAAATGGAACAACCACCATCTGACCTTCAG CATCCAGAACTACACGCAGAAGTTGGGCTGGTACCACTCGATGGAGGCAGTACGCAGGGCCTTCCGCGTGTGGGAGCAGGCCACGCCCCTGGTCTTCCAGGAGGTGCCCTACGAGGACATCCGGCTTCGGCGGCAGAAGGAGGCTGACATCATGGTACTCTTTGCCTCTGGCTTCCACGGCGACAGCTCGCCGTTTGACGGCTCGGGTGGCTTTCTGGCCCACGCCTATTTCCCTGGCCCCGGCCTGGGCGGGGACACCCATTTTGACGCAGATGAGCCCTGGACCTTCTCCAACACTGACCTGAATG GAAACAACCTCTTCCTGGTGGCAGTGCACGAGCTGGGCCATGCGCTGGGGCTGGAGCACTCCAACAACCCCAGTGCCATCATGGCACCCTACTACCAATGGAAGGACGTCGACAACTTCCAGCTGCCCGAGGATGACCTCCAGGGCATCCAGCATCTCTACG GTACCCCAGATGGTCGGCCACGGCCCACCCAGCCTCTCCCCACTGTGATGCCACGGCGGCCAGGCCGGCCCGACCACCGGCCTCCCCAGCCACAACCCCCAGGTGGGAAGCCAGAGCGGCCCCCAAGGCCGggccccccagccccaccccgaGCCACAGAGCGGCCCGATCAGTATGGCCCCAACATCTGCGACGGGGACTTTGACACAGTGGCCATGCTTCGCGGGGAGATGTTCGTGTTCAAG GGCCGCTGGTTCTGGCGAGTCCGGCACAACCGCGTCCTGGACAACTATCCCATGCCCATCGGGCACTTCTGGCGTGGTCTGCCCGGTGACATCAGTGCTGCCTATGAGCGCCAGGACGGTCGTTTTGTCTTTTTCAAAG GTGACCGCTACTGGCTCTTTCGAGAAGCGAACCTAGAACCTGGCTACCCACAGCCGCTGACCAACTATGGCTGGGGCATCCCCTACGACCGCATCGACACGGCCATCTGGTGGGAGCCCACGGGTCACACCTTCTTCTTCCAAGAGGACAG GTACTGGCGCTTCAACGAGGAGACACAGCGTGGAGACCCTGGATACCCCAAGCCCATCAGCGTCTGGCAAGGGATCCCTGCCTCTCCTAAAGGGGCCTTCCTGAGCAATGATGGAG CCTACACCTACTTCTACAAGGGCACCAAATACTGGAAATTCCACAATGACCGCCTGAGGATGGAGCCTGGTTACCCCAAGTCCATCCTGCGGGACTTCATGGGCTGCCAGGATCACGTGGAGCCAGGCCCCCGATGGCCTGACGTGGCCCGGCCACCCTTCAACCCCCATGGGGGTGCAGAGCCCGGGGTGGACAGCACAGAGGGCGACATGGGCGATGGAGAGGGGGACTTTGGGACTGGGGCTGACAAGGATGGAGGCAGCCGCGTGGTGGTGCAGATGGAGGAGGTGGCGCGGACCTTGAACGTGGTAATGGTGCTGGTGCCGCTTCTGCTGCTGCTCTGCGTCCTGGGCCTCACCTACGCGCTGGTGCAGATGCAGCGCAAGGGCGCTCCGAGGGTGCTGCTCTACTGCAAGCGCTCGCTGCAGGAGTGGGTCTGA